tgaccctacgggttctataatcaatgtATGCATAAAAGGCAGATAACCACACTACAAGAAAAAAGACTTATTGTGGTGAGATTTAGTGGCGACCCTACTTGTTGCTACAAAAGCTTCATATTCAATAGGGACATATATGGTCGTTCCAAAATATTTAGTTTCAGTGGCGACTTATTTTGTGTCGCTGCTAATAGTTGTCACTAATTCACAAATTATAAAGTCCcgctaaaataaaatttgggcGCTAAATATTTAGTAGCAAATTTTGAAATGTCGCCGCAAATAAGATTTTGTAGCAACCTAGTCGCCGCTAATGTTAATCcaactaaattaaatttaaaagaaaaataaacttaaaaatcTGTAAAATTTTGGAAAGCTTTGAGATATTAAAAGAACATATCTTAGCTAAGCTAAACAAAAGGTCATTCTCATCAGCTCTTGCACAAAGCTAAACAAAAAAATGGATATTATATAGATTTAGAAAAAGGGATCGGAGGAAAGAAAAACAGAGACAACACTGCTAACAGAGGTTCCTCTTTGCTTGATTTATAGGAACAAGTAGTGTCGATCTGTTGTtgaaatatatatgaatagggttcctttttgttgaatattcttcaatttttgacgAATAGGGTTCTATAAAGTATGTATTTCATTAGGTATGTGCTCAAATCCGTTTCTAggtttatgtattttaagatttcACATGTAATTTCAATAACCCACTTGAATTTTAAGGAATGGGATTCTCTAAAGTCGATGGAGAAGGAAGAGAGTTCCTAGTTTGAAAATCAATGTGAGCATAAGAAGTTCGAAGTTTTAAAGGATTGAACCAGTTCGCCcatttgaagttttgaaaaTCAGTTCGAGGTAAGTTAAAAGCTGAAAGTTCTAAAGTTGTTTTTGTATTTAGTATTCTCGATCTTGCGAGGTAAACTAGAAGCTAAAATTCTGTATTCtcatttgtattttgtattttgtattcttGATTTCCTCTGTGTGGGTGTTTCTATGTCTGTTTATGGAAATTCTACATTTGGATTGCATATTTGAAAATCTATCTTAAAATCGAGAGTCTCATCATTGTTTACATCTTTATCTCTTCATGGATTTGTGATTTTGACTAGTTAAAGAATTGACACCTTTGTTGGAGAAATAAGTATTCATAATGTTTTTTAtagagatttattttttatactttgtGCAGTTCTGTCTAGTTAGCTAATCAATCGATTCTctttatttgaagttttattttctGGAGATGTGTAGAGTCGATAAGACTCACTATAAATAGCCGTAGAATGTATGGAGAATTCTAGTATCTCTCCTTATCTTTTGTGAgctacaaaaagatatgataatacttaaaaattatagGAATAACAATAACcgtataattatataatttggaGGAGAGATATGAGATTGACATTATTGTGCAGTAGATAGTTGATAAATTAAGAATTTGGTGCTATTAGAATGTGAAAAAGAGAAGATTATAAATTATCGATTGGTCTTTTATGTGAAAAAAGCTTTTTCCTAGTAGATGGTCCATCTACGTTTTTGATTAAAACAACTACGTAAACTATGAGTCCATCAGAAAAGTGCTACTAATATGAACAAATTCACTACATGTTGCTTAGAAAAAGCCATGAGATCATCCGAGTTAAACTTTTTATTACCTGCATTGTACTGCTTCAGTTCTACAGTGTGTTTCAGGTTATTGTgtgatgttgttgttggatgttgttgttggatgttGCAGCTCTGAATTGTACAGGGAGCTGCAGTTCTGTATTAATTACTGCAGCATCCTCCAGGTTTGTGTTGTAGCTCTGCAGTGTTTCTATAGTTGGTGATCTTATCCACAACATGTTCTCCTAGGTGGTTTAGTCACAACTTGCAGCTTCTACAGATTTGCAATGTACCTACACAGTAGTAGATAATAGAGAACAATGGATCCTAGGTAGCTAAGCAtatatgagaggactcctctcgatacaaagtaTCTAGGAAAACCAtaaaataagggagactctgcCCTTTGCAATATAATCCTAAATAAGGATTCTTCAAAGAGGCTATAACTTCAAGGAAATACATAgccccaaaaaagaaagaaagaagagagaacacaaaaagaaagaaacaaaagaaaattagaaGAAGAACTCATGGTGCTTCCTCTTGAGATAGTGTGCAGCTCATTTAAGGTGGTTCCATGATCCTCTGCAGCTTTTGCCTTCTGAAACTTGACATTCTAGTTTGTCTAGTATGTAGTACCCCCTTGTCTCCTTAGgaagttgctgaaaattgtagGCTTGATACAACTTGTCAACCATATGGCTGTGCTTGGAAAGAGTGTTTGCAGCACATCACAGTAAGTGGcattgtatatgaggctcaatagcACAGCTGAATATTTACTTGTACTTTGCAAGATAATCACTGCAAACACAATAAGTTGTGCTAGTCACAATCATATATGATTTACGCtccctttttattattaatatttgatTGTGAGAATTTCCAACTTGTAGTCACAACCTCATTATTGATATTTTCCTGTAAATTTATTTCTCAGTACTTCTCTGTCCAATATTTATCATTATgaataattgaattaattaacttattgattttttttattaaaataggaaTGGATAAAAGTTGGTTGAATATTAAGAATAGAGTTGACCAAAAATATAGAGACGGAGTAGAAGGTTTTCTTAATTGGGCATTCAGTCAACCCAAGGTGAACACTATGATTCGATGTCCTTGTAAAGGATGTATGAACACTTTGTTCAAGCTAAGAATTGATATAAGAGTAGACTTATTGAAGAAGGGATTCTGGGATTCTTATAAGGTGTGGGACTTTCATGGAGAAGTGTTGGTTAGAGTTGAAAATTCTAATGTCGCACTTAATGATGAAGTAGAAGTTGATATCGCTGAAGAGGATGACATTACTCAAATGATCCACGATGCTTGTAGATATATGAATCTGGATAATAATGCTACTTATTTTGAGGGAAATGAAGAGCCAAATATGTATTCTATAAAGTTCTATAAATTGTTAGAAAATGGTAAGAGAGAACTTTATCCTGGTTGCACAAAAGTCTCAAAGTTGTCTTTTGTTGTTAAATTACTTCACTTGAAGTCACTTAACCATTGGAGCAACAAATCGATGGATGAGTTATTAAGGTTCTTGAAAGAAGTTCTTCCCAAGGGATCATTTATACCTAGTTCTTTCTATGAAGCAAAGAAAGTTCTTCATGACCTAGGCTTGGGATATACCAAAATAGATGCATGCCAGAAtgattgtattttatattggagCGATTATGTCAATGCTCAATCATGTCCTAAGTTTGGCAATTCTAGATGGAAGTCAGTAAAACCCAAAGGCAAGAAAGTAGCTCATAAAGTGTTGAGATATTTTCCAATCAAACCAAGGCTTCAAAGATTATACATGGCAAAAGAGATATCAAAGAAGATGAGGTGGCACAAGGAGGAGAATATTGATGATGGTGTCATGCGTCATCCATCTGACTCAATAGAATGGAAATCTTTCAATGAGCGTCATACTACTTTTTATCCGAGTTAAGAAATGTGCGATTAGGTTTAGCAAGTGATGGGTTTCAACCTTTTGGGAATATGAGTTCCAATCATAGTATATGGCCTGTCATTATAGTTACATATAATTTTCCACCATGGAATTGCATGAAAGATTCATATTTCATGATGACACTTCTTATTCTAGGACCTAAGTCTCCAGGGAatgatattgatgtatatttacAACCAATGATTgatgagttgaaagaattatGGGATGGGGTAGAGACTTATGATGCACACTCAAAATCTAATTTTCTTATGTGTGTGGCTCTGCTATGGACAATTAATGACTTTCCAGCATATGGAAACCTTTCAGGATGGTCAACCAAAGGCAAGCTTGCATGCCCCTGTTGCCATAAAGACACATAATCAATTTCCTTACGCAACAAATTGTGTTATATGGGGCATCATTTCTTCCTTCCCATGAACTATCCATGGTGTAAAAATAGGATGTTATTTGATGGGAAAGTGGAAATGGGGATCGCACCTATCCCTTTAATAGGTGATGAAGTACTTATGCAATTACATGAGTTGGGCAATGTGAGTTTTGCTAAAGTGCAAAAGCGAAAGCGTAATGTTTCTAACAATGCTTataatttgaagaagaaaagtatattttttcaattaccTTATTGGAAGAGTCTTAAGTTAAGACATAACCTTGATGTGATGCACATAGAAAGAAATGTATCcgacaatattttatcaactgTGATGAGTATGGTTGGTAAGACAAAGGACACATTGAAAAGTAGATATGATTTGGTGGACCTTGGTATTAGGCAAGGGTTGCATCCAATTGAGGACGGGGATAATATTTTGTTGTCGGCAGCTTGCTATGCATTGTCCCCTCAAGAGAAGTTGAAGTTATGCAATTTCTTAGCTAATTTCAAGGTTCCAGATGCCTtttcatcaaatatttcaaggtgTGTTAATGTACTTGAAAAACAAATACATGGATTGAAGTGTCATGATCATCATGTATTATTACAAGATATTTTACCTGTAGCTATACGTAGTTTGTTACCTAAGGAAGTGTGTGAATCAATTATAGCCTTagataaatttttcaagaatctaTATACTAAGTGCTTGAAAATTGAAGATCTTGATATCCTAGAAGCTGAAATTCCTATCATATTATGCAAAATTCAAATGGTTTTTCCTCCGGCATTTTTGATGTCATGATTCATTTGCCAATACACTTGGCAAGAGAGGCAAAACTTGGTGGACCAGTTCAATACCGGGATATGTACCCTATTGAGAGGTAACATCTTATTCTATATATTGAAAACCAATATTTTAAACTATCATATTCTATAACTCTATTGATGAGAAATCTATATGTAGGTATTTGCGAACACTTAAGGGAGATGTTCGCAATCCAGGTCATCCAGAAGGTTCAATTGCTGAAGGTCATATGGCAAGGGAAAACCTTACGTTTTACTCacgatatttaaaaaatatctcaaaCAAGTTCAATCAACCAACAAGAAATGGTGATGGAAAGAAACTACCTTATTATGAGTTCAACCAAGCATGTATGTATGTTCTTCAAAATTGCGAAGAGGTTTCAAAATTCATGGAGTAAGTCTCTtattaattcaaatataatttcacaTTAAGATAATTTAAGTAATCTTAACCAACACAAAATGTAGGGAATACATGAGAGAGATTGAAATACAAGGTTAAACGAGATCTCATGGGATGCATAATAATGAGTTTATTGATTGGTTTCGTGCACGTGTAAGTGTTCACTAAAACAACACTTTACTATTAGTGTTGGCATGTCAATATGAACAAATCTTATTTGTTTTTATAGATATTTGTACTATCTGCACAAGGATGCGCAACAGATGAGCTCATAATCTTAGCCGTCGGTCCAGAACCATTAGTGCAtcaatattcaatatttatggtGAATGGATTTAGGtttcaaataaaagaatttGTGAAAAAAACACAGAACAGT
The genomic region above belongs to Solanum dulcamara chromosome 5, daSolDulc1.2, whole genome shotgun sequence and contains:
- the LOC129890508 gene encoding uncharacterized protein LOC129890508, with product MDKSWLNIKNRVDQKYRDGVEGFLNWAFSQPKVNTMIRCPCKGCMNTLFKLRIDIRVDLLKKGFWDSYKVWDFHGEVLVRVENSNVALNDEVEVDIAEEDDITQMIHDACRYMNLDNNATYFEGNEEPNMYSIKFYKLLENGKRELYPGCTKVSKLSFVVKLLHLKSLNHWSNKSMDELLRFLKEVLPKGSFIPSSFYEAKKVLHDLGLGYTKIDACQNDCILYWSDYVNAQSCPKFGNSRWKSVKPKGKKVAHKVLRYFPIKPRLQRLYMAKEISKKMRWHKEENIDDGVMRHPSDSIEWKSFNERHTTFYPS